One window of the Shimwellia blattae DSM 4481 = NBRC 105725 genome contains the following:
- a CDS encoding ABC transporter permease, whose protein sequence is MAELKKRQELWLALLIVIIVGFLSWKTSDFLTFGNLYDLANNYAMLTILACGLFVVLISGGIDISFPATTIIAQYGMVLVLQKIGGNFALAFLLAGGIGVLLGLVNALLVNRLRVPAIIITISTLNIFYGLLLWFSKGVWLYDFPPWFEHGLMLFTYTDAEGYDYGLGLPLLTMLAVVCLTGWLMNATTIGRQIYALGGSRESASRIGFSVLKLQLFVYGYMGLMSGAAGVVQSWTVMTVAPDSLLGYELTVLAAVVLGGTSLVGGRGTLTGTLLGVILLAVLQNGLNLLGVSSYWQTLITGVVIVTSISATAWSQHQNRSLL, encoded by the coding sequence GTGGCTGAATTAAAGAAACGCCAGGAGCTGTGGCTGGCGCTGCTTATCGTGATTATCGTGGGGTTTTTATCCTGGAAAACCAGCGACTTTCTCACTTTTGGAAACCTGTACGATCTGGCCAATAACTACGCCATGCTGACCATTCTGGCCTGCGGCCTGTTTGTGGTACTGATTTCCGGCGGTATTGATATCTCCTTCCCGGCGACCACGATTATTGCCCAGTACGGCATGGTGCTGGTGCTGCAAAAAATCGGCGGCAATTTTGCGCTGGCCTTCCTGCTGGCCGGGGGAATAGGCGTGCTGCTGGGGCTGGTTAACGCCCTGCTGGTTAACCGCCTGCGGGTGCCGGCCATCATTATCACCATCTCTACGCTGAATATTTTTTACGGGCTGCTGCTGTGGTTCAGTAAAGGGGTCTGGCTGTATGACTTCCCGCCCTGGTTTGAGCACGGGCTGATGCTGTTCACCTATACCGACGCCGAAGGCTATGACTACGGGCTGGGGCTGCCGCTGCTCACCATGCTGGCGGTAGTGTGCCTTACCGGGTGGCTGATGAACGCCACCACCATCGGGCGCCAGATCTACGCCCTGGGGGGCAGCCGGGAATCTGCCAGCCGTATTGGCTTTAGCGTGCTGAAATTACAGCTGTTTGTGTATGGCTATATGGGGCTTATGTCCGGGGCGGCGGGGGTGGTGCAGTCCTGGACGGTGATGACCGTAGCACCTGATTCACTCTTAGGCTATGAGCTGACCGTGCTGGCAGCGGTGGTGCTGGGGGGCACAAGCCTGGTGGGCGGGCGCGGCACGCTGACCGGCACGCTGCTGGGGGTGATACTGCTGGCGGTGCTGCAAAATGGCCTGAACCTGCTGGGGGTCTCGTCATACTGGCAGACCCTGATAACCGGGGTGGTTATCGTCACCAGTATCAGCGCCACGGCCTGGAGCCAGCATCAGAACCGGAGCTTATTATGA
- a CDS encoding sugar ABC transporter ATP-binding protein, giving the protein MEPFLSLNHISKTFHATRALDDIALAFMPGEVHCLAGQNGCGKSTLIKIISGVYRPDEGAEIRLGGRQYSRLSPAQSVASGIQVIYQDLSLFANLSVWENIAINHYHHGLLVNKKRLRQVAERAMASIHVSLPLEARVGELSIARCQLVAICRALAQDARLIIMDEPTASLTHQEVEGLLHIVRQLREKGICVVFVSHRLEEVMAVSDRISVLKDGQLVGTWPAAEITTRRLGFLMTGREFDYQVRELWQSRQSTPVLEVRKLSRAGEYQEVSLRVEAGEVVSIVGLLGAGRTELCLSLFGMTRPDSGEILINGQPVALRSNRDAIRHGVGYVSEDRMSRGLIMTQSIENNIISTVFGKVTGPGGLISRARSGELVARLVTALSIKTGDVQLPVNTLSGGNAQRVSIARWLAITPKLLILDSPTVGVDIANKAGIYHIISELASHGIAVLMICDEIDEAWYQSHRILVMQQGRITHSFLPDTSTREQIAEVVSG; this is encoded by the coding sequence ATGGAACCGTTCCTTTCCCTTAACCACATCAGTAAAACCTTTCACGCCACCCGCGCGCTGGACGATATCGCGCTGGCCTTTATGCCCGGCGAGGTCCATTGCCTGGCCGGCCAGAACGGCTGCGGGAAATCGACCCTGATCAAAATCATTTCCGGGGTGTACCGCCCCGACGAGGGGGCGGAGATCCGCCTGGGGGGCAGGCAGTATAGCCGCCTGTCGCCCGCGCAGTCTGTGGCGTCGGGGATCCAGGTTATCTATCAGGATCTCTCTTTATTTGCCAATCTCAGCGTCTGGGAGAATATCGCCATTAACCACTATCACCACGGTCTGCTGGTGAATAAAAAGCGGCTGCGCCAGGTGGCAGAGCGGGCCATGGCGAGTATTCATGTCAGCCTGCCGCTGGAGGCGCGCGTCGGGGAGTTATCGATAGCCCGCTGCCAGCTGGTGGCTATCTGCCGGGCGCTGGCCCAGGATGCCCGGCTGATTATTATGGATGAGCCCACCGCATCACTTACCCATCAGGAGGTGGAAGGGCTGCTGCATATTGTGCGCCAGCTGCGCGAAAAGGGTATCTGCGTGGTGTTTGTCAGCCACCGTCTGGAGGAGGTAATGGCCGTATCCGATCGCATCTCGGTGCTGAAAGACGGCCAGCTGGTGGGCACCTGGCCGGCGGCGGAGATAACCACCCGGCGGCTGGGATTTCTGATGACGGGCCGGGAATTTGATTACCAGGTCCGCGAGCTGTGGCAAAGCCGCCAGAGCACCCCGGTGCTGGAGGTGCGCAAGCTGAGCCGGGCGGGGGAGTACCAGGAGGTATCGTTACGGGTCGAGGCCGGGGAGGTGGTGTCGATTGTCGGGCTGCTGGGGGCCGGGCGCACCGAATTGTGCCTGAGCCTGTTTGGTATGACCCGGCCAGACAGCGGCGAGATCCTGATCAATGGTCAGCCGGTTGCGTTGCGCAGTAACCGGGACGCCATCCGCCACGGGGTGGGCTATGTCTCTGAAGACCGTATGTCGCGCGGGCTGATCATGACCCAGTCCATTGAAAATAACATTATCAGCACGGTATTTGGCAAGGTGACCGGCCCCGGCGGGCTGATAAGCCGCGCCCGAAGCGGCGAGCTGGTGGCGCGCCTGGTCACGGCGCTGAGCATTAAAACCGGTGATGTGCAGCTGCCGGTAAACACCCTCTCCGGCGGGAATGCCCAGCGGGTGTCGATAGCCCGCTGGCTGGCTATCACCCCGAAGTTGCTGATCCTCGACAGCCCGACCGTCGGGGTGGATATCGCCAATAAAGCCGGGATTTACCACATCATCAGCGAGCTGGCGAGCCACGGGATCGCGGTGCTGATGATTTGCGATGAAATCGACGAGGCCTGGTATCAGAGCCACCGCATTCTGGTCATGCAGCAGGGGCGCATAACGCACAGCTTCCTGCCGGACACCAGCACCCGGGAGCAGATTGCGGAGGTGGTCAGTGGCTGA
- a CDS encoding autoinducer 2 ABC transporter substrate-binding protein produces MNKRWMVNVVSSLLLGSALISAPLCAQQKTLVNISKVDGMPWFNRMGEGVVQAGKEFNINASQVGPSSTDAPQQVKIIEDLIARKVNAITIVPNDANVLEPVFKKARDAGIVVLTNESPGQPSANWDIEIIDNQKFAAEYVEHMAKRMGGKGGYVIYVGSLTVPQHNLWADLLVKYQKEHYPDMHEVTRRMPVAESVDDARRTTLDLMKTYPDLKAVVSFGSNGPIGAGRAIKEKRAKKKVAVYGMMIPSQAASLIKSGDITEGITYDPATAGYALAAVASTLLNGQEIKPGFELKNLGAAEVDTDKRIIRFHKVLLVNKENIDSLY; encoded by the coding sequence ATGAATAAACGCTGGATGGTAAATGTTGTCTCTTCTTTATTATTAGGCAGCGCCTTAATTAGCGCCCCGCTCTGTGCGCAGCAGAAAACCCTGGTGAATATCTCCAAAGTAGACGGCATGCCATGGTTTAACCGGATGGGTGAAGGGGTTGTACAGGCAGGAAAAGAGTTTAATATCAATGCCTCTCAGGTTGGCCCCTCCAGTACCGATGCCCCCCAGCAAGTGAAAATTATTGAGGATTTAATTGCCCGCAAAGTCAATGCCATCACCATTGTCCCCAATGATGCTAACGTCCTGGAGCCGGTGTTTAAAAAAGCCCGCGACGCGGGCATTGTGGTATTAACCAATGAATCGCCCGGGCAGCCCAGCGCCAACTGGGATATTGAAATTATTGATAACCAGAAATTTGCCGCAGAATATGTCGAGCATATGGCGAAGCGCATGGGCGGCAAAGGCGGCTATGTGATTTATGTGGGGAGCCTGACCGTTCCCCAGCATAATTTATGGGCCGATCTGCTGGTGAAATACCAGAAAGAACACTACCCGGATATGCATGAAGTCACCCGGCGGATGCCGGTGGCAGAAAGTGTGGATGATGCCCGGCGCACCACGCTGGATTTAATGAAAACTTACCCGGATTTAAAAGCGGTCGTCTCTTTCGGCTCTAATGGCCCGATTGGCGCAGGCCGCGCAATAAAAGAAAAACGCGCCAAAAAGAAAGTGGCGGTGTACGGCATGATGATCCCCTCCCAGGCGGCATCATTAATTAAGAGCGGCGACATTACCGAAGGCATCACCTATGACCCGGCCACCGCAGGCTATGCGCTGGCGGCGGTTGCCAGCACCCTGCTTAATGGTCAGGAGATTAAACCCGGGTTTGAGCTGAAAAACCTCGGCGCGGCGGAGGTGGACACCGACAAACGGATTATCCGCTTCCACAAAGTGTTACTGGTCAATAAAGAGAATATCGACTCGCTGTATTAA
- a CDS encoding type II toxin-antitoxin system ParD family antitoxin: protein MTTSVSLSPYFEVFIREQIASGRYNNASEVIRAGLRALEEKEQQLKLDAMRRDVVAGMESGPGKEADEVFHRLSEKYRAMAGDKRDK, encoded by the coding sequence ATGACGACCAGTGTTTCTCTAAGTCCTTATTTTGAAGTGTTTATTCGGGAACAGATTGCCAGCGGACGTTATAACAACGCCAGCGAGGTGATTCGGGCAGGGCTGCGGGCGCTGGAAGAAAAGGAGCAACAGTTAAAGCTGGATGCTATGCGCCGGGATGTGGTGGCCGGAATGGAGAGCGGGCCGGGTAAAGAGGCAGATGAGGTATTTCACCGACTGTCTGAAAAATACCGGGCAATGGCCGGAGATAAGCGGGATAAATGA